A genome region from Bifidobacterium coryneforme includes the following:
- a CDS encoding GrpB family protein yields the protein MSHDEDWHMEFDRISAGITDWLDGAGVGDAVVGIEHVGSTAVCGLWAKPIIDLDLVYADSGRLAEVVSALEALGYEDEGELGIAGREAFSYSGKPELMTHHLYACPVGSSELARHRAFRDYLRTHPAAVREYSEVKREAASRSPDDIDAYIEAKSPCIERLWGFIRVGE from the coding sequence GTGTCCCACGACGAGGATTGGCATATGGAGTTCGATCGTATTAGCGCTGGTATTACGGACTGGTTAGATGGGGCAGGTGTTGGGGATGCAGTGGTGGGGATTGAACATGTGGGGTCTACTGCGGTGTGTGGTTTGTGGGCGAAGCCGATCATCGACTTGGACCTGGTGTATGCCGACAGCGGGCGCTTGGCCGAGGTGGTCTCGGCTTTGGAAGCATTGGGGTATGAGGATGAGGGCGAGCTCGGAATAGCGGGCCGCGAGGCGTTCTCTTACAGCGGCAAACCGGAGCTCATGACGCATCACTTGTACGCCTGCCCGGTTGGTTCATCGGAGCTGGCCCGGCACCGCGCCTTCCGCGATTACCTGCGGACCCACCCCGCGGCGGTGCGCGAATATTCCGAAGTCAAGCGGGAGGCGGCATCGCGTTCCCCCGACGACATTGACGCCTACATCGAGGCCAAGTCGCCCTGCATCGAGAGATTGTGGGGGTTCATACGGGTGGGCGAGTAA
- a CDS encoding DUF1648 domain-containing protein, giving the protein MNLGVQGNKILNREMPKSIDQDALTDRNRRTLWILRIIMWSISILMIAVAAIIVPMMPETIPIHFDIHSRADRWGSGFSVFLIPLITNTALAGIWFLMELFVRRFHGIGNDSDMSLYTSLKILLIGGIWVQFILALITADLLYGGFKQISSFSDDDIIIRLSGVAIGVCSCIAGMAMPLVKGMHISGLPKDSKFWKVLQYQGSAVLLLTGVLMLLLSVLLHGIWIIWAFIVAALMEAAVLTLLSFKARRDSNNPNASGPWNFNMSRIGHRPMP; this is encoded by the coding sequence TTGAATTTAGGAGTTCAAGGTAATAAAATTCTCAACCGCGAGATGCCAAAGAGTATCGATCAGGACGCTTTAACCGACAGAAACAGACGAACGCTATGGATTCTCCGCATTATTATGTGGAGCATCTCAATTTTAATGATTGCGGTTGCTGCGATCATTGTCCCAATGATGCCGGAGACTATTCCAATTCACTTCGATATTCACAGTCGTGCAGATCGATGGGGCAGCGGTTTTAGTGTTTTCCTGATACCTCTCATAACGAATACTGCACTCGCTGGGATATGGTTCCTTATGGAGCTATTCGTAAGACGATTCCATGGAATCGGGAATGACTCTGACATGTCTCTGTACACATCATTAAAGATTTTATTGATAGGAGGCATTTGGGTGCAGTTTATTCTAGCTCTAATTACGGCTGATTTATTGTACGGGGGTTTTAAACAAATATCATCTTTTTCAGATGATGACATAATTATTCGACTTTCTGGAGTAGCCATAGGAGTCTGTTCTTGTATCGCAGGAATGGCAATGCCTTTGGTAAAGGGAATGCACATTAGTGGACTGCCTAAAGATTCTAAGTTCTGGAAAGTGCTGCAATATCAAGGTTCAGCAGTTCTTCTCTTGACTGGGGTGCTGATGCTTCTGCTGAGTGTGTTGTTGCACGGAATATGGATTATTTGGGCTTTCATTGTTGCGGCGTTAATGGAAGCTGCGGTTCTTACGCTGCTATCGTTTAAGGCCCGACGAGATAGCAACAATCCCAATGCTTCCGGGCCTTGGAATTTTAATATGTCCCGAATCGGGCACAGACCCATGCCTTAA
- a CDS encoding response regulator transcription factor: protein MIRVMIVDDQRPTRMGFALMVDKDRELQVIGQAANGKEALDFLESAEKQQQLLPDVILMDVRMPIMDGLDATSLIKERYPSIRVIVLTTYDQDDYAFGGLSAGASGFLLKDAKTADLCKAIRSVYAGDAILTPRITGEVIRRGITTAKTNSEEMELQQQFATLGKREFEVASLISEGMTNAEIAQRLGIQADSVKKTVSRILNKLGVRERLNIAVLWYKAAMDTNSKTSSSKH, encoded by the coding sequence ATGATCCGTGTCATGATCGTAGATGACCAACGTCCCACCAGAATGGGATTTGCACTCATGGTAGACAAAGATCGTGAATTGCAGGTAATAGGTCAGGCAGCGAACGGCAAAGAAGCCCTCGACTTCCTGGAATCTGCCGAGAAGCAACAACAACTTCTTCCCGACGTAATTCTGATGGACGTGCGAATGCCGATTATGGACGGTCTTGACGCTACCAGCCTCATCAAGGAACGATACCCCTCCATCAGGGTTATCGTCCTGACCACCTACGACCAGGACGACTATGCTTTCGGCGGCCTTAGTGCAGGTGCTTCTGGATTCCTGCTCAAAGATGCCAAAACAGCAGACCTGTGCAAGGCAATCCGATCGGTATATGCGGGTGATGCCATCCTCACCCCCCGTATAACAGGTGAAGTTATACGTAGGGGGATAACCACAGCGAAAACAAACAGCGAAGAAATGGAGTTGCAACAGCAATTCGCCACCCTAGGCAAACGCGAATTTGAAGTCGCCTCCCTCATCAGCGAGGGCATGACCAACGCTGAAATAGCGCAAAGATTAGGCATACAGGCCGACTCAGTCAAAAAGACTGTAAGCCGGATACTCAATAAACTCGGCGTCAGAGAGAGGCTGAACATAGCCGTTCTCTGGTACAAAGCTGCGATGGACACAAACAGTAAGACATCATCCTCAAAGCACTGA
- a CDS encoding sensor histidine kinase, which produces MNNDIEEGTGTMKPNRKLTDWFEYWNQPTTTYVMVFLCALYETMMLTRLILVPDSANRTLRRSLDNTEWGLPLFVAIITLSLVLLCLRRRRPTATLLASTILMLLTAVIYGSAYTYLLLIWFIDLYACTVETKNPKSLIACLIPTALLGLVTTILATLWHQDADFTGLLYPTAMYFALCLVLGLVSRTRRERYVSEQALANERKRSQHLAQERDQAVNQSRIAAELHDSVGHDLTAIIALSEGLGQITGKPDVDDAITMINQLARQGLTDTRTAVKALQPPTNTDGHQPAPVGQKQAYHWDDINPIINHARQIGMTVALTETGRRPQDPVQANLSFVITREAITNVLRHGCHVDRIVISWDHDSHDGITISVRDNGEPVQETSSIGTGLNRLQETLRGYGGSLKSGPTSNGWLLRAHIPSLKEPADSEE; this is translated from the coding sequence GTGAATAATGATATTGAGGAGGGGACCGGAACGATGAAGCCGAACAGGAAGCTGACTGATTGGTTCGAGTACTGGAACCAGCCAACCACAACTTACGTAATGGTCTTCTTGTGCGCCTTGTACGAAACAATGATGCTCACGCGACTGATCCTAGTTCCCGACAGCGCCAACCGAACTCTGCGGCGGTCTCTGGACAACACCGAATGGGGACTGCCTCTATTTGTTGCTATCATCACCCTGTCCCTGGTTTTGCTCTGCTTACGCCGTCGACGACCTACAGCAACTCTGCTAGCCTCTACCATCCTCATGCTCTTGACCGCAGTAATCTACGGTTCTGCATATACCTACCTGCTGCTGATATGGTTTATCGACCTTTACGCCTGCACAGTTGAGACCAAGAACCCTAAGAGCCTTATCGCCTGCTTGATCCCAACCGCTCTTTTGGGATTAGTGACCACAATCCTGGCGACCTTGTGGCATCAGGATGCCGACTTCACCGGTCTGCTCTACCCTACAGCCATGTACTTCGCCTTATGCCTAGTTTTAGGACTGGTATCTAGGACACGGCGAGAACGATACGTGTCCGAGCAGGCACTCGCGAACGAACGTAAGCGGAGTCAACACCTGGCACAAGAACGTGACCAGGCAGTCAACCAATCCCGAATTGCAGCTGAGCTCCATGACAGTGTGGGCCACGATCTGACTGCCATCATCGCCCTGTCTGAGGGCCTGGGCCAAATCACCGGAAAACCAGATGTCGACGACGCTATCACCATGATTAACCAATTGGCACGTCAGGGACTGACCGATACCAGGACAGCGGTGAAAGCACTACAGCCGCCAACCAATACAGACGGGCATCAGCCTGCGCCGGTAGGGCAAAAACAGGCATACCACTGGGATGATATCAACCCGATTATCAATCACGCACGGCAAATAGGAATGACCGTCGCACTGACCGAAACCGGACGCAGACCCCAAGACCCCGTACAAGCAAATCTGAGCTTCGTCATAACCAGAGAGGCCATCACCAACGTACTCCGACACGGGTGTCACGTCGACCGTATCGTAATCTCCTGGGACCATGACAGCCACGACGGCATAACCATCTCGGTCAGAGACAATGGTGAACCCGTTCAGGAAACATCCAGCATCGGAACCGGACTGAACAGACTCCAAGAAACTCTTCGAGGATACGGTGGTTCTCTGAAATCAGGGCCGACATCCAACGGATGGCTCCTACGAGCCCATATCCCTTCACTCAAAGAACCCGCAGACAGCGAGGAATAA
- a CDS encoding ABC transporter permease → MSKQALNTVSISGQMGKIRKRPSVTAAFHWEMHKAGNLWYWLATVLFDAIGMFNGWDQYISYRRDFQSQGVTWAAVWGQAILLPSMVFMPILVAAFAAQIEANEHRGRNWQRLNASGTASTAIAGKMLHGLFASFLTIVIFELEFIVVGMSEGFSLFQIGPYLLRAIPMIMSAWAVMTLTQAIAARAESFASTMSIMLLLTLAGCALSVIAPSLAMPYPLALITTASAARDLGNIASASSIIASTVVSALWVLIGALIFRRLIRKAI, encoded by the coding sequence ATGAGCAAGCAGGCACTCAACACCGTGAGCATTAGCGGCCAAATGGGCAAAATCCGCAAACGACCTTCCGTTACGGCGGCCTTCCATTGGGAGATGCATAAGGCTGGCAACCTGTGGTACTGGCTTGCCACCGTATTATTCGATGCAATCGGCATGTTCAACGGTTGGGACCAATACATCAGCTACCGTCGCGATTTCCAATCACAAGGAGTGACTTGGGCTGCTGTCTGGGGGCAGGCCATCCTCCTGCCCAGCATGGTCTTTATGCCAATCTTGGTCGCTGCTTTTGCTGCCCAAATTGAAGCCAACGAACACAGGGGGCGCAACTGGCAGCGATTAAACGCATCAGGAACAGCCAGCACAGCCATAGCAGGCAAGATGCTCCACGGATTATTCGCATCATTCCTGACCATCGTCATCTTCGAGCTGGAGTTCATCGTTGTGGGTATGAGCGAGGGCTTCAGCTTGTTCCAGATTGGCCCCTACCTCCTGCGGGCCATCCCCATGATCATGTCCGCCTGGGCCGTCATGACCCTGACGCAGGCCATCGCTGCCAGGGCCGAGTCATTCGCCTCTACCATGTCCATCATGCTCCTACTCACCTTGGCTGGTTGTGCCCTCTCGGTCATCGCCCCCAGCTTGGCCATGCCTTACCCGCTGGCATTAATAACAACCGCATCAGCAGCCAGAGACCTGGGCAACATCGCCTCAGCCTCCTCCATCATCGCATCAACCGTGGTATCTGCCCTCTGGGTTCTTATCGGGGCACTTATCTTCCGTCGGCTGATCAGGAAAGCCATTTGA
- a CDS encoding ABC transporter permease — protein sequence MSVITTNTLKSVEPKKHGGAGTMRFSSPLMLISMEVRKLKGSSFWWMLIGMIILVSLWSGFAVMKRTGGNPATRTLTLTQGDIYQTISLLAPILAALLTSRLAILETSERMDLKWLSLGQGETRRFFAKLAVAGTALSQVFIIPLTWTPLAALAMGFKSDGDLSSLILAPALIAFISSLSVAAIQLMLSMTINKQAVGLGVGVIASLVGSGLGPMNAARLGWFFPAGISSAASPFLTTVTSDGYARMTLVTNPWVLVLTSLIACILWTSISAFVITVGESHR from the coding sequence ATGAGTGTCATCACCACAAACACCCTGAAATCCGTGGAGCCCAAAAAACATGGGGGCGCCGGAACCATGCGTTTCAGCAGCCCGTTGATGCTCATTTCCATGGAGGTACGCAAGCTGAAGGGCTCATCCTTCTGGTGGATGCTCATAGGGATGATTATCCTGGTTTCCTTGTGGTCAGGATTCGCTGTCATGAAACGTACAGGCGGCAATCCAGCGACTCGCACCCTGACCTTGACACAAGGCGACATCTACCAGACCATCAGCCTGCTGGCCCCAATCCTTGCCGCCCTCCTTACCAGCCGGCTGGCCATCTTGGAAACCAGCGAGCGCATGGACCTCAAATGGCTATCCTTGGGGCAGGGAGAGACCAGGAGGTTCTTCGCCAAGCTAGCGGTGGCAGGAACGGCTTTATCGCAAGTATTTATAATTCCCTTAACATGGACACCTCTGGCGGCCCTGGCTATGGGCTTCAAATCTGATGGTGACCTGTCTTCTCTGATACTTGCACCAGCCCTCATTGCTTTTATATCATCCTTGTCCGTAGCCGCCATCCAGCTGATGCTTTCCATGACCATAAACAAGCAGGCTGTCGGCCTGGGTGTAGGCGTGATCGCCAGTTTAGTGGGTTCGGGCCTGGGACCGATGAACGCAGCCCGACTGGGCTGGTTCTTCCCGGCCGGCATCAGCTCTGCCGCCAGTCCTTTCCTGACCACGGTTACGTCGGACGGCTACGCCAGAATGACGCTCGTTACCAATCCCTGGGTCTTGGTACTGACCAGTCTGATTGCTTGCATCCTCTGGACCAGCATTTCAGCATTCGTCATCACAGTAGGGGAGTCACACCGATGA
- a CDS encoding ABC transporter ATP-binding protein, producing MNGYQDIQSHAAVVTKDLVKSYGTFKAVNGLNLQVPMGGVYGLLGPNGAGKSTTMKLLLGLTDATSGRMWMLGQEVERHSHIQPGRVGSMIEGPSFYPSLSGLDNCQMVADYLGLPSNSSTAVLAKVGLRGHEDKKAKDYSLGMKQRLGIAMALISHPELLLLDEPTNGLDAEAVVEVRQMIMDLAASEGVTVILSSHILSEIEKIAPMVGIIAAGRLLYQGSLEDLRDEGHIDLRVSDPQLAAGTLEHDGIDYGYIQESRTLRIPESDDRLVGSLVAQLVSQGLQVYRVASERKSLEDAFLELVESTQAHVPQIGLQQGASR from the coding sequence ATGAACGGATATCAAGACATTCAATCTCATGCGGCTGTTGTGACGAAAGACCTGGTCAAATCCTATGGCACCTTCAAGGCTGTGAACGGACTGAACCTGCAGGTACCCATGGGTGGTGTCTATGGACTGCTGGGGCCTAACGGTGCAGGAAAGTCTACAACTATGAAACTCCTGCTCGGTTTAACGGATGCAACTTCAGGTAGGATGTGGATGCTCGGACAGGAGGTGGAACGTCACAGCCACATCCAACCAGGTCGTGTGGGATCCATGATCGAAGGCCCCAGTTTTTACCCGAGCTTGTCTGGTCTGGACAACTGCCAAATGGTGGCTGATTATTTGGGTCTGCCTTCCAACTCGTCCACAGCTGTGTTGGCTAAGGTCGGGCTAAGAGGGCATGAGGACAAGAAGGCCAAAGACTACTCCCTGGGGATGAAGCAGCGTTTGGGCATCGCCATGGCGCTCATATCCCATCCTGAGCTACTGCTTCTGGACGAGCCAACCAACGGTTTGGATGCCGAGGCGGTAGTCGAGGTGCGCCAGATGATCATGGATCTTGCAGCTAGCGAAGGTGTTACGGTCATCCTCAGCAGCCACATTCTCTCCGAAATCGAGAAGATAGCACCAATGGTCGGCATCATCGCGGCCGGACGACTGCTCTACCAGGGCTCCTTGGAAGATCTGCGCGACGAGGGGCACATAGACCTGCGCGTTTCCGACCCTCAACTGGCGGCAGGCACGCTTGAGCACGACGGCATCGATTATGGGTACATACAGGAAAGCAGGACCTTGCGAATCCCGGAGTCCGATGATCGGCTAGTCGGTAGTTTAGTCGCCCAGCTAGTATCCCAAGGACTGCAGGTCTATCGTGTGGCCTCCGAACGCAAGAGCCTTGAGGACGCTTTCTTGGAATTGGTGGAAAGTACCCAGGCCCATGTACCACAGATCGGACTCCAGCAGGGGGCTTCACGATGA
- a CDS encoding SPL family radical SAM protein, which translates to MKVEVNEVAVKSIITPSNLPDADYVINPYLGCSFGCKYCYASFMARFAGIAESSWGNFVYAKVNAPELIKKELSGRRKDKYFGKRILLSSVTDPYQPCENRYQLTKSILQEFTSAEIDGSIEVLTRSPIVARDRDILSQLPNCEVGMTVHYIEEDEPISMIEPRGYPMRKRLKALAQLADSGIRTYAFIGPLFPYMFYEEDRMSRLLHELREVGVQEVFLEKINRKAGMARIHQADIATFEKDNLAKTQTADKMTDSQVMQMAEEYGLSLRLGSVIEH; encoded by the coding sequence ATGAAAGTGGAAGTCAACGAAGTGGCTGTCAAATCCATCATTACGCCCAGCAATCTTCCTGATGCGGATTATGTCATTAATCCCTACCTCGGGTGCTCTTTCGGATGCAAATACTGTTATGCAAGTTTTATGGCACGTTTTGCCGGCATCGCAGAATCATCGTGGGGCAATTTTGTGTATGCGAAGGTAAACGCTCCGGAACTGATTAAGAAAGAGCTGAGTGGTAGAAGAAAAGACAAATACTTCGGGAAAAGAATCCTCTTGTCTTCTGTAACGGATCCTTATCAGCCATGTGAAAACCGCTATCAGCTGACCAAATCAATTCTACAGGAGTTCACCTCCGCGGAAATCGACGGCAGCATCGAAGTTCTGACGCGCTCGCCTATTGTTGCCCGTGACAGGGATATTCTGAGTCAACTCCCTAACTGCGAGGTCGGAATGACCGTGCACTACATCGAAGAAGATGAACCTATCAGCATGATTGAGCCCAGAGGGTATCCCATGAGGAAGCGATTAAAGGCCCTTGCGCAGCTGGCCGATTCAGGTATTCGAACATACGCCTTTATAGGCCCTCTTTTCCCGTATATGTTCTACGAAGAGGACCGTATGTCCCGCCTTCTGCATGAACTGAGAGAAGTTGGGGTTCAGGAGGTGTTCTTGGAGAAGATCAACAGGAAAGCAGGTATGGCGAGGATTCACCAAGCGGATATAGCTACCTTCGAAAAGGACAACCTGGCCAAAACACAGACCGCCGATAAGATGACCGACAGTCAAGTAATGCAAATGGCTGAAGAGTACGGACTCTCACTGAGGCTCGGCAGTGTGATCGAGCACTAA
- a CDS encoding ClbS/DfsB family four-helix bundle protein has translation MPRPRTKDELVTASTTNFDKLMSLLDSMNGEELNGEFHFDVTKEKEAHWKRDRTIKDVLIHLYEWQVLLLDWVESNQKGISKEFLPDGYNWRNYGEMNQEFWKKHQDTTYSQALDLLKGTHRRVMDLMNSFSNEELFTTGYFPWTGNYPLGTAFVSNVSSHYEWALKKIRKYARSLK, from the coding sequence ATGCCAAGGCCCCGGACCAAGGACGAGCTGGTTACAGCAAGCACCACGAACTTCGACAAGCTCATGTCTCTTTTGGACTCGATGAACGGCGAAGAGCTCAATGGTGAATTCCACTTTGATGTGACCAAGGAGAAGGAAGCCCATTGGAAGCGTGACCGTACCATCAAGGACGTGCTGATTCATCTGTACGAGTGGCAGGTTCTGCTTCTGGACTGGGTTGAGAGCAATCAGAAGGGCATCAGCAAGGAATTCCTGCCCGATGGATACAACTGGCGCAATTATGGCGAGATGAACCAGGAGTTCTGGAAGAAGCATCAGGACACCACATACTCCCAGGCACTTGACCTGCTCAAGGGAACCCATCGCCGGGTCATGGATCTGATGAACTCCTTCAGCAACGAGGAGCTCTTCACCACCGGGTACTTCCCCTGGACCGGCAACTATCCCCTCGGCACTGCCTTCGTCTCCAATGTCTCAAGCCACTATGAGTGGGCCCTGAAGAAGATCAGGAAGTATGCTCGGTCTCTGAAATAG
- a CDS encoding zinc ribbon domain-containing protein, translating into MPIQDLLPELRKAANMTQADLAARLYVTRQAVSRWETGETTPSIDMVKLISSVLDVPVLKLLEIPDEPVCQSCGTAFSAPGTEHGKDSDGKPDSDYCQWCYNCGSFTQECMYELIESTAPFFAEATGVSVEVAISYLGAFIPSLKRWHQQQQHHENHQESNSQKDCKDC; encoded by the coding sequence ATGCCGATACAGGACCTACTTCCCGAACTGCGCAAAGCAGCAAACATGACCCAGGCCGATTTGGCCGCCAGACTCTATGTCACCCGACAGGCGGTCTCACGATGGGAAACAGGGGAGACCACACCCAGTATCGATATGGTTAAGTTGATTTCTTCGGTACTTGATGTACCGGTGTTGAAACTCCTGGAGATTCCGGATGAGCCCGTCTGCCAGTCCTGCGGTACGGCCTTCTCCGCACCAGGCACAGAGCACGGCAAGGACAGTGACGGGAAACCGGACTCTGATTACTGCCAGTGGTGCTATAACTGCGGATCCTTCACCCAGGAGTGCATGTACGAACTTATCGAGTCGACCGCTCCTTTCTTTGCCGAAGCAACCGGCGTAAGCGTTGAAGTGGCCATTTCCTATCTTGGCGCCTTCATTCCCAGTCTGAAGCGCTGGCATCAGCAGCAACAGCACCATGAGAATCATCAAGAATCAAACTCTCAAAAAGACTGCAAGGACTGCTGA
- the der gene encoding bifunctional cytidylate kinase/GTPase Der: MITVAIDGPAGVGKSSTSRALAKHFGLAYLDTGAMYRASALWCIRQGMDLDTDRPDQEAITEAVAASITDGHLEMGLDPDDPKVSLDGEDVGREIRSSQVSSHVSTVSSIPSVRRVLIAAQQAIIAEQGQEESISQGRGIVAEGRDITTVVAPDAQVRVLLTAREEVREARRSGQTASGAGTGPDNVAARDAKDSKVTSFTDAAPGVTTVDNSDMTFEQTLDTLIDLVSGVMEEDSFDQYAQALDEYELSEEDRALLAGSGDTESDEAAPRPVGVLAVVGRPNVGKSTLVNRILGRRAAVVEDTPGVTRDRVSYEAEWAGTDFKLVDTGGWESDVEGIESAIASQAQVAVGLADAVILVVDGQVGLTASDERIVKMLRASGKPVVLAVNKLDDRMADYTASEFWKLGLGEPYAISAMHGRGVGDLLDAALDQLKKADKTSGFLTPGGLRRVALVGRPNVGKSSLLNQLAHEERAVVHDLAGTTRDPVDEVVSVDGEDWLFIDTAGIKRRLHKISGAEYYSSLRTQAAIERSELALILFDTSQPIADQDLKVMSQAVDAGRAIVLVFNKWDLLDDFGRQRLERLWETEFDRVTWAERVNLSAKTGWHTNRLARAMRTALESWDQRIPTGKLNSFLGKVQAAHPHPLRGGKQPRILFATQASTRPPRFVIFATGFLEHGYRRYLERCLREEFGFEGSPIQISVHIREKKRK; this comes from the coding sequence GTGATCACCGTAGCCATCGACGGACCTGCTGGAGTCGGCAAGTCATCCACCTCCCGTGCCCTGGCCAAGCACTTCGGCCTGGCATACCTGGACACCGGAGCCATGTACCGGGCCAGCGCCCTCTGGTGCATCAGGCAGGGGATGGACCTTGATACCGACAGACCGGACCAGGAGGCCATAACCGAAGCCGTAGCAGCCTCCATCACGGATGGGCACCTGGAAATGGGATTGGACCCCGACGACCCCAAGGTCAGCCTGGACGGCGAGGATGTCGGTCGTGAGATCCGTTCCAGTCAGGTATCGTCGCACGTCTCGACGGTTTCCTCAATTCCCTCAGTCCGAAGGGTGCTGATTGCCGCCCAACAGGCCATCATCGCCGAACAGGGTCAGGAAGAGTCCATATCCCAGGGCCGCGGCATCGTGGCCGAGGGACGTGACATCACCACAGTGGTGGCACCCGATGCCCAGGTCCGCGTCCTCCTTACGGCTCGCGAGGAGGTCCGTGAGGCCCGCAGGTCCGGACAGACCGCATCCGGGGCCGGCACCGGCCCCGACAATGTTGCTGCAAGGGATGCCAAGGATTCCAAGGTCACCTCATTCACCGACGCCGCTCCAGGAGTCACCACGGTCGACAACTCCGACATGACCTTTGAGCAGACATTGGATACTCTGATCGATCTCGTTTCCGGTGTCATGGAGGAGGATTCTTTCGACCAGTACGCCCAGGCCCTTGACGAGTATGAGCTGAGCGAGGAGGATCGCGCCCTCCTGGCTGGGTCAGGTGACACGGAGTCCGATGAGGCCGCTCCCAGACCGGTCGGTGTCCTGGCCGTCGTAGGAAGGCCAAACGTCGGCAAGTCCACCCTGGTCAACAGGATTCTCGGTCGTCGTGCCGCCGTTGTGGAGGACACCCCGGGTGTCACCCGCGACAGGGTCAGCTACGAGGCGGAGTGGGCCGGGACCGACTTCAAACTGGTCGATACCGGTGGGTGGGAATCCGATGTGGAGGGTATCGAATCCGCCATCGCCTCACAGGCTCAGGTCGCAGTGGGACTTGCCGATGCCGTCATATTGGTAGTGGATGGTCAGGTGGGTTTGACGGCCAGTGACGAACGCATCGTTAAGATGCTTCGAGCATCCGGTAAGCCTGTGGTTCTGGCCGTCAACAAGCTGGATGACAGGATGGCGGACTATACAGCCTCCGAATTCTGGAAACTGGGATTGGGTGAACCCTATGCCATCTCAGCCATGCACGGCAGAGGGGTCGGCGACCTCCTTGATGCCGCCCTTGACCAGCTGAAGAAGGCCGACAAGACTTCAGGTTTCCTTACGCCTGGGGGACTGCGTCGGGTCGCTCTTGTGGGCAGGCCCAACGTAGGCAAGTCATCCCTCCTCAACCAGCTGGCGCACGAAGAACGGGCAGTGGTTCACGACCTTGCCGGCACCACCAGGGACCCTGTCGACGAGGTGGTCAGTGTGGACGGTGAGGATTGGCTCTTCATCGACACCGCCGGCATCAAGCGTCGCCTCCACAAGATCTCAGGTGCCGAGTACTACTCCAGCCTGCGCACCCAGGCGGCCATCGAGCGGTCCGAATTGGCCCTCATCCTTTTCGATACCTCGCAGCCCATCGCCGACCAGGATCTGAAGGTCATGAGCCAGGCCGTGGATGCAGGCAGGGCCATTGTACTTGTCTTCAACAAGTGGGATCTCCTGGACGACTTCGGGCGTCAGCGATTGGAGCGACTCTGGGAGACCGAGTTCGATCGTGTCACCTGGGCCGAGCGGGTCAACCTGTCGGCAAAGACAGGTTGGCACACCAACCGTCTGGCCCGGGCCATGCGCACCGCCTTGGAATCATGGGACCAACGGATTCCCACAGGCAAACTCAACTCCTTCCTGGGCAAGGTTCAGGCCGCCCATCCCCACCCCCTGAGGGGTGGGAAGCAGCCAAGGATTCTCTTCGCCACCCAGGCCTCAACCAGACCGCCGCGGTTCGTTATCTTCGCTACAGGATTCCTGGAGCACGGATACCGCCGCTACCTGGAGCGTTGTCTACGTGAGGAGTTCGGTTTCGAAGGGTCGCCAATCCAGATATCGGTTCATATCCGCGAGAAGAAGCGGAAGTAA